A window of the Vigna angularis cultivar LongXiaoDou No.4 chromosome 3, ASM1680809v1, whole genome shotgun sequence genome harbors these coding sequences:
- the LOC108322081 gene encoding uncharacterized protein LOC108322081 encodes MDTKRFIQMVEEKKKKIMERKEAPLKWEQKLEAAAEAKERKLKVTKHRKRSVSDSDSYYDSDDESNRTSKRSHRKHRKHSHYDSGDHEKRKEKSSKRKTKKLSSESSDFSNDDSESSFEEERRRKKKQSKRLRDRGSRSDSSDSDEGESTVRKRNHGKHSKRHRRSECSESDLSSNKSDDALRKKGHSRHHKHHKRSHNVDLRSSDSDYNSNVQRSRSKSLEENSEDQNKRSMHKKPSRHHRHHHHHHHKHRYHLDDERNHRRQHSPKSNDKYDEQFDKTETEKKDGDHHESRAMDENNDDQIV; translated from the coding sequence ATGGACACCAAACGATTCATCCAGATGGTtgaggagaagaaaaagaagatcaTGGAGAGAAAGGAAGCCCCTTTGAAATGGGAGCAGAAGCTGGAAGCTGCTGCTGAAGCCAAAGAGAGAAAACTTAAGGTTACAAAGCATAGAAAAAGGTCAGTTTCTGATAGTGACAGTTATTATGACAGTGATGATGAGAGTAATAGGACAAGTAAAAGATCTCATAGGAAGCACAGGAAGCATTCTCACTATGACTCTGGTGACCatgagaaaaggaaagaaaaaagttcgaaaaggaaaacaaagaaattgTCTTCAGAGTCTAGTGATTTTAGTAATGATGACTCCGAGAGTAGCTTTGAGGAGGagaggagaagaaagaagaagcagAGCAAGAGGCTGAGAGATCGAGGTTCAAGATCAGATTCAAGTGACTCTGACGAAGGTGAAAGTACGGTTCGGAAAAGAAATCATGGAAAGCATAGCAAACGCCATCGACGATCAGAGTGTAGTGAATCTGACTTGTCAAGTAATAAAAGTGATGATGCTCTACGAAAGAAAGGCCACAGCAGGCACCATAAACATCATAAGCGATCACATAACGTGGATCTGAGGTCGTCTGATTCCGATTATAACAGTAATGTTCAAAGAAGCAGATCAAAGTCATTAGAAGAAAATTCCGAAGATCAAAACAAAAGATCAATGCATAAGAAGCCTAGTCGCCATCATCGtcatcaccaccaccatcaccacAAACACAGGTACCACTTGGATGATGAGAGAAATCACAGGCGGCAGCACTCCCCGAAATCTAATGACAAGTATGATGAGCAATTTGACAAAACTGAAACCGAGAAAAAGGATGGTGATCATCATGAAAGTAGAGCTATGGATGAGAATAATGATGACCaaattgtttga